One window of the Chryseobacterium sp. CY350 genome contains the following:
- a CDS encoding bestrophin family protein, with translation MITTKYVNYKKVLNLSGFHLLVISFWCTLIAVLFHVFHWDWMIIPWVPVALIGTAEAFLVGFKNNQAYERLWEARKIWGGIVNASRSFAAMVYAFETDNSETEKSELDERRKKIVYRHIAWLYAFREQSLVPVEWEHIKFEEDKLKNTDKKRHRIIRAGFPDYGRTPIFLKKYLSEEECELQSSYNNFATFLVSQQAKDVNELKNMKAISDFNQMQLQDCLTEFYTLQGQAERIKKFPLPRQFASTAFVFNIIFIMLLPLGLVSEFSKLGDWGIWVSVPFCITIGWIYIIMELVGDYSENPFEGLMFDIPMLSICRSIEIDLLQITGEHDDLPEPIASKNGVLV, from the coding sequence ATGATCACGACAAAATACGTCAATTATAAAAAGGTTCTTAACTTATCCGGATTCCATTTACTCGTCATTTCTTTTTGGTGTACGCTTATCGCTGTACTTTTTCACGTTTTCCATTGGGACTGGATGATCATTCCGTGGGTTCCTGTGGCGCTGATTGGTACCGCAGAAGCCTTTTTGGTTGGTTTTAAAAATAACCAGGCTTATGAGAGATTATGGGAAGCAAGAAAAATCTGGGGTGGCATCGTGAATGCAAGCCGTTCATTTGCTGCGATGGTTTATGCTTTCGAAACTGATAACAGTGAGACAGAAAAATCTGAACTTGATGAACGCAGAAAAAAAATTGTTTATCGACACATTGCATGGTTGTATGCATTCCGCGAGCAAAGTTTGGTTCCTGTAGAATGGGAACATATAAAATTTGAAGAAGATAAATTAAAGAATACGGATAAAAAGAGACACAGAATCATCAGAGCCGGATTTCCAGATTATGGTAGGACACCAATATTCCTGAAAAAATATTTATCTGAAGAAGAATGTGAGCTGCAATCTTCTTACAATAATTTTGCAACTTTTCTAGTTTCACAACAGGCGAAAGACGTGAACGAATTAAAAAACATGAAGGCAATCTCAGATTTTAATCAAATGCAACTTCAGGATTGTCTTACAGAATTTTATACATTACAGGGTCAGGCAGAAAGAATTAAAAAATTCCCGCTTCCCAGACAGTTTGCAAGTACCGCTTTTGTCTTCAATATAATCTTTATTATGCTGCTTCCTTTAGGCTTGGTGAGCGAATTTTCAAAACTCGGTGACTGGGGAATCTGGGTATCGGTTCCTTTTTGCATTACAATTGGCTGGATTTATATCATTATGGAATTGGTAGGAGACTACTCCGAAAACCCTTTCGAAGGATTAATGTTCGATATTCCGATGTTATCCATTTGCAGAAGTATAGAAATCGATCTTCTTCAGATAACAGGCGAACACGACGACCTTCCGGAGCCGATTGCTTCTAAAAATGGTGTTTTGGTTTAA
- a CDS encoding alpha-ketoacid dehydrogenase subunit alpha/beta has translation MENTLHEKVSQDILLKAYNHMMLAKAMADIYEENRNVCKYVHSTSRGHEAIQLATAYQLKKEDWVSPYYRDESILLGIGFEPYQLMLQLLAKADDPFSGGRSYYSHPSSRNENMPKMIHQSSATGMQTIPTTGVAQGIKYIEDFELEKFENNPVVICSLGDNSVTEGEVSEALQFAALHQLPIIFLVQDNEWGISVTKEEARTVDAYDFVAGFEGLGRMRVDGTNFAESFDVMKKAVDFVREERKPLVVCAKTVLIGHHTSGVRREFYRDEEDLTKHRAKDPGEILRKQLLESGTDEELLKQITKKARLEAEEAFERAQKAEDPKPETVMQHIFAPTPITEEVGTREPEGGEKIVMVDAAIHAIQEIMWKHPEALLYGQDVGERIGGVFRETVTLGKKFGSKRVFNTAIQEAYIIGSTTGMSAVGLKPIVEVQFADYIYPGINQLITEISKSNYLSNGKFPVSNIIRVPIGAYGGGGPYHSGSVESILANIKGIKIAYPSNAADFKGLLKAAYYDPNPVVMLEHKGLYWSKVPGTEDAKTIEPAEDYILPFGKGKIVIEADENEIKKGNTVVVITYGMGVYWAKEAVKNFGGKVEVIDLRTIIPLDEELVFERVKAHGKCIVLTEEQLNNSFAEAFAHRISKNCFKYLDAPVETMGSLDTPAVPINLILEKEMLPNAEKLSKKIDEMLKY, from the coding sequence ATGGAAAATACACTTCACGAAAAAGTTTCACAGGATATTTTACTTAAAGCTTACAACCACATGATGCTTGCCAAAGCGATGGCAGATATCTATGAGGAAAACAGAAATGTTTGCAAATATGTACACAGCACTTCAAGAGGACACGAAGCGATTCAGTTGGCGACAGCTTATCAGTTAAAAAAAGAAGACTGGGTTTCTCCCTATTACAGAGACGAAAGTATTTTGTTGGGAATTGGCTTTGAGCCTTATCAGTTGATGCTTCAATTATTGGCAAAAGCTGATGATCCTTTTTCTGGCGGAAGATCGTATTATTCTCACCCTTCGAGCAGAAACGAAAATATGCCGAAGATGATTCACCAGAGCTCAGCGACAGGAATGCAGACCATTCCTACAACAGGTGTTGCACAGGGAATCAAATATATTGAAGATTTTGAATTAGAAAAATTTGAAAATAATCCTGTAGTCATTTGTAGTCTGGGTGACAATTCTGTAACCGAAGGTGAAGTGAGTGAAGCACTTCAGTTTGCAGCTTTACACCAGTTACCAATTATTTTTCTGGTTCAGGATAACGAATGGGGAATTTCTGTAACCAAAGAAGAAGCAAGAACTGTGGATGCATACGATTTTGTTGCAGGTTTTGAAGGTTTAGGAAGAATGAGAGTTGACGGAACCAATTTCGCAGAAAGTTTTGACGTAATGAAAAAGGCTGTTGATTTTGTACGTGAAGAAAGAAAACCTTTGGTTGTCTGTGCAAAAACAGTTCTTATTGGTCACCACACTTCAGGAGTAAGAAGAGAATTTTATCGAGATGAGGAAGACTTAACCAAACACAGAGCAAAAGATCCGGGAGAAATCCTTAGAAAACAGTTGCTTGAATCTGGGACAGACGAAGAATTATTAAAACAAATCACGAAAAAAGCAAGACTGGAAGCAGAAGAAGCTTTCGAAAGAGCACAAAAAGCCGAAGATCCGAAACCTGAAACCGTGATGCAACATATTTTTGCTCCTACTCCTATTACGGAAGAAGTGGGAACGCGTGAGCCTGAAGGTGGCGAGAAAATCGTAATGGTTGATGCAGCGATTCATGCCATTCAGGAGATTATGTGGAAACATCCTGAAGCTTTATTGTACGGACAAGATGTTGGTGAAAGAATCGGCGGAGTGTTCCGTGAGACGGTGACTTTAGGGAAGAAATTCGGAAGTAAAAGAGTTTTTAACACAGCGATTCAAGAAGCATATATCATCGGTTCTACAACAGGAATGAGTGCGGTTGGTCTGAAACCAATTGTTGAAGTTCAATTTGCAGATTATATTTATCCGGGAATCAATCAGTTGATTACGGAGATTTCAAAATCAAATTATTTAAGCAACGGGAAATTTCCTGTAAGCAATATCATCAGAGTTCCGATTGGAGCTTATGGCGGCGGCGGACCATATCACAGCGGAAGTGTTGAAAGTATTTTAGCCAATATCAAAGGAATTAAAATCGCTTATCCAAGCAACGCAGCAGATTTTAAAGGTTTGCTGAAAGCAGCTTATTACGACCCGAATCCTGTTGTCATGTTGGAGCATAAAGGTTTGTACTGGAGTAAAGTTCCTGGAACTGAAGATGCAAAAACCATCGAGCCTGCAGAAGATTATATTTTACCTTTCGGAAAAGGAAAAATCGTTATCGAAGCTGACGAAAACGAAATCAAAAAAGGAAATACAGTGGTCGTAATCACTTACGGAATGGGAGTTTACTGGGCAAAAGAAGCCGTGAAAAACTTCGGCGGAAAAGTAGAAGTAATCGATTTAAGAACCATCATTCCATTAGATGAAGAATTGGTTTTTGAAAGAGTAAAAGCTCACGGAAAATGTATTGTTCTGACAGAAGAACAATTGAACAATTCATTTGCTGAAGCCTTCGCACACAGAATTTCGAAGAATTGCTTTAAATACCTTGACGCTCCTGTTGAAACCATGGGATCTCTAGATACTCCCGCAGTTCCGATTAATTTAATTTTAGAAAAAGAAATGCTTCCAAACGCTGAAAAGCTCTCGAAGAAAATCGACGAAATGTTGAAATATTAA
- the dnaE gene encoding DNA polymerase III subunit alpha, with translation MYLVFDTETTGLPKNFNAPLSDSDNWPRMVQIAWQLHDDDGNLLENQDYIIKPEGYDIPFNAARIHGITTKIANEEGHDLQKILEEFSEVLERVRVVSGHNVEFDYNIVGAEFFRKNIQNNLQEKPKADTMILGTDYCQLGGGRGGKYKSPKLEELYEKLYGHKFDEAHNAAADVNATAQVFFEMMRIGIIPTEVLKTSEDQLAYFKTLHPDPIKPFGIIIRRQVADFNNKKKQSDVGSIDDIDLGRYFNFDNKSVFSTLTATSSINDLIKKATDENFPAVGMVDLGNMMGAFKFVSAVESTNSDRSKKHKEFLAKKQETEENGTEFTESEPISEPLIPVVGCEFYISDRYEQKQFTKDDPDRRTQVVLLAKDFNGYKNLAKLSSIGFLKGFYFGVPRISRELIAEYKEGLIALTSGINGDIPDAILNTGEQKGEELFKWWKETFEDDFYVQIQNHKLPEEEHLNDVLLHFADKYNVKILAQNQTYYTDKDDSNIQDIVSCIKDGEKLTTPVGKGFGKRRGLASGEYYIKNAREIKETFLNYPDAFDAYEEFTAKFSPYTLKRDVLLPKFDIPEEFIHAEDEIDGGKRGEMAYLTHLTYEGAKKRYVETGITDEIRERLDFELEVVANTGYPGYFLIVQDFCNEARKMGVWVGPGRGSAAGSTVAYCTGITNVDPIKYDLLFERFLNPERISMPDIDIDFDDEGRDKIIKWVVEKYGKNQVAQIITYSVLGGKSAIKDAGRVLDLPIPDTNNIAKLIPPSPGMNIAKALSKYDKLKPEDQQLVDEMKYVLNTPDDPRHDVLGSAKKMEGCIRNTGIHACGVIITPEDVSNLVPVTIAAKDADILVSQFDNSVAESAGLLKMDFLGLRTLTIIKDALKLIKQRYNVDIDPDNIPLDDTKTYQLFKEGRTVGIFQYESPGMQKYMRELKPTVFADLIAMNALYRPGPIKYIPNFINRKHGIEEIIYDLPETEEYLKETYGITVYQEQVMLLSQKLANFTKGEADTLRKAMGKKQIEVLNKMYPKFIEGGRKNNLDEGPLEKIWNDWKAFAEYAFNKSHSTCYALIAYQTAYLKANYPAEYMASVMSNNINNTDSITMFMEDCKSIGVDVLGPDVNESQYKFSVNEKGQIRFGLGAIKGIGEGPSEAITKERANGRFKNIYDFFERILPSQMNKRVAESLVLAGAFDEFSVYHRGQYFDIDMAGRTNLERLIRYGQSFQESKNEMENSLFADFADEVQIEQPKLAPCPEWPNMHKLNKEKEIIGFYLSAHPLDEFKYHYQFMQGKLSKKAVLEKEDEVKIVIDEVPILEADDKDETVDIAEIVSDDIVAGEEEIIEEAVKKAEPKGNFGFLNLDEVDAYKEQAFANKPAELFEEKKKDWKTLQKERENGGGGKEYTVAGLITEYVVKDGFKSGEKVAFLTLEDYSGSYSFRLGDRDYMRLKERLEVQRFVILKIKFAQVKDGRVFVNVVDVIELQEAFEKFAKSISLVMDIMDFRKEDLEFFRNVLDQNKGDQKFRFLIKNSEEDSFVELQSTKYSVDLNGDLIKEIQLLNKYEFYLN, from the coding sequence ATGTATTTAGTTTTTGACACAGAAACCACAGGTTTACCAAAAAATTTCAACGCACCGCTTTCAGATTCAGACAACTGGCCAAGAATGGTTCAGATTGCATGGCAATTACATGATGATGATGGCAATTTGCTTGAAAATCAAGATTATATAATTAAGCCGGAAGGTTACGATATACCATTTAACGCCGCAAGAATTCACGGTATTACAACTAAAATTGCCAATGAAGAAGGCCACGATTTGCAGAAAATTTTAGAAGAATTTTCTGAAGTTCTGGAAAGAGTACGGGTTGTTTCCGGCCACAATGTTGAGTTTGATTATAACATTGTTGGTGCAGAGTTTTTCAGAAAAAATATTCAGAACAATCTTCAGGAAAAGCCCAAAGCAGATACGATGATTCTGGGAACAGATTACTGTCAGCTTGGAGGTGGAAGAGGAGGAAAATACAAGTCTCCAAAGCTGGAAGAATTGTACGAAAAATTATACGGTCATAAATTTGATGAAGCGCACAACGCTGCAGCCGACGTAAATGCAACCGCTCAGGTTTTCTTTGAAATGATGCGTATCGGAATTATTCCAACTGAGGTTTTGAAGACTTCAGAAGATCAGTTGGCATATTTTAAAACGCTGCATCCGGACCCGATCAAGCCTTTTGGAATTATCATCAGAAGACAGGTTGCAGATTTTAATAATAAGAAAAAGCAATCTGATGTCGGCAGCATTGATGATATTGATTTAGGAAGATATTTCAATTTTGATAATAAAAGTGTCTTTTCAACATTGACGGCGACTTCCAGCATCAATGATTTGATTAAAAAAGCTACAGACGAAAATTTCCCGGCAGTCGGAATGGTCGATTTAGGAAATATGATGGGAGCTTTCAAATTTGTTTCTGCTGTTGAATCTACCAATTCGGACCGTTCAAAAAAACACAAGGAATTTTTAGCTAAAAAACAGGAAACGGAAGAAAACGGAACGGAGTTTACGGAAAGCGAACCAATTTCCGAGCCTTTGATTCCGGTTGTGGGTTGTGAATTCTACATCTCAGACCGTTACGAGCAAAAACAATTTACAAAAGATGATCCCGACAGAAGAACTCAGGTTGTTTTGTTGGCGAAAGATTTTAATGGATATAAAAATTTAGCGAAATTATCAAGTATAGGATTTTTAAAAGGTTTCTATTTTGGAGTTCCGAGGATTAGCCGTGAATTGATTGCTGAATACAAAGAAGGATTGATCGCTTTAACTTCAGGTATTAACGGAGATATACCTGATGCGATTTTAAATACGGGTGAACAAAAAGGGGAGGAGCTTTTCAAATGGTGGAAGGAAACTTTTGAAGATGATTTTTATGTTCAGATCCAAAATCATAAACTACCTGAGGAAGAGCATTTAAATGACGTACTATTGCATTTTGCAGACAAATATAACGTTAAAATTTTAGCTCAAAATCAAACTTATTATACGGATAAAGACGATTCTAATATCCAGGATATTGTGAGTTGTATTAAGGATGGTGAGAAGCTGACGACGCCTGTAGGTAAGGGTTTTGGTAAAAGACGCGGTTTAGCTAGCGGAGAATATTATATTAAAAATGCCCGCGAGATCAAGGAAACTTTTCTGAATTATCCTGATGCGTTCGATGCCTACGAAGAATTTACGGCAAAGTTTAGTCCTTACACTTTAAAAAGAGATGTTTTATTGCCTAAGTTTGATATTCCTGAAGAATTTATTCACGCTGAAGACGAAATAGATGGTGGAAAACGCGGGGAAATGGCTTACTTGACGCATTTGACTTATGAGGGAGCAAAAAAAAGATACGTAGAAACTGGTATCACAGATGAAATAAGAGAACGTCTGGATTTTGAACTTGAAGTTGTTGCAAATACCGGTTATCCCGGATACTTTTTGATCGTACAGGATTTTTGTAACGAAGCCCGTAAAATGGGAGTCTGGGTGGGTCCCGGCCGTGGTTCAGCAGCAGGTTCGACGGTCGCTTATTGCACCGGAATTACCAATGTAGACCCCATTAAATATGATTTACTATTTGAGAGATTTCTGAATCCGGAAAGGATCTCGATGCCCGATATTGATATTGATTTTGATGATGAAGGTCGTGATAAAATTATCAAATGGGTGGTAGAGAAATATGGTAAAAATCAGGTAGCACAGATTATAACTTACTCAGTTTTGGGTGGAAAATCTGCGATAAAAGATGCCGGAAGAGTTTTAGACTTACCAATTCCTGATACCAATAATATTGCAAAACTGATTCCTCCAAGTCCAGGGATGAATATTGCCAAAGCTTTGTCAAAATATGATAAACTGAAGCCTGAAGATCAGCAGCTTGTAGACGAAATGAAATATGTTCTGAATACTCCTGATGATCCTCGTCATGATGTTTTGGGAAGCGCCAAAAAGATGGAAGGCTGTATCAGAAATACAGGAATTCATGCTTGTGGAGTAATTATTACACCAGAAGATGTAAGTAATCTGGTTCCGGTAACAATTGCAGCAAAAGATGCTGATATTTTGGTTTCTCAGTTTGATAATTCCGTTGCCGAAAGTGCAGGTTTGCTGAAAATGGATTTCCTGGGTCTTCGAACTTTGACGATTATTAAAGATGCCTTAAAATTAATAAAGCAGAGATATAATGTAGATATAGATCCGGATAATATTCCGCTGGATGATACGAAAACTTATCAATTATTTAAAGAAGGAAGAACGGTCGGGATTTTCCAATATGAAAGTCCGGGCATGCAAAAGTATATGCGAGAACTGAAACCAACGGTTTTTGCCGATTTGATTGCCATGAATGCATTGTATCGTCCGGGACCGATTAAATATATTCCGAACTTTATCAATAGAAAACACGGTATCGAAGAGATTATTTATGATTTACCGGAAACTGAAGAATATTTAAAAGAAACCTACGGAATTACTGTTTATCAGGAGCAGGTAATGCTTTTATCTCAAAAGTTGGCCAATTTTACAAAAGGTGAAGCCGATACTTTGAGAAAAGCGATGGGTAAAAAGCAGATTGAGGTTCTGAATAAAATGTACCCGAAATTCATCGAAGGCGGAAGAAAAAATAATCTTGACGAAGGGCCATTAGAAAAAATCTGGAATGACTGGAAAGCGTTTGCGGAATATGCTTTCAACAAATCTCACTCTACCTGTTATGCTTTAATTGCTTATCAGACAGCGTATTTGAAGGCGAATTATCCCGCTGAATATATGGCAAGTGTAATGAGTAACAACATTAATAATACAGACTCGATTACCATGTTCATGGAAGATTGTAAGAGTATTGGTGTGGATGTTTTAGGACCAGATGTGAATGAATCTCAATACAAGTTTTCGGTAAACGAAAAAGGGCAGATTCGTTTTGGTTTAGGAGCAATAAAAGGAATAGGAGAGGGACCAAGTGAAGCAATTACGAAAGAAAGAGCCAACGGAAGATTTAAAAACATTTATGATTTTTTTGAAAGAATCTTGCCATCTCAAATGAATAAGAGAGTCGCAGAAAGTTTAGTACTGGCGGGAGCTTTTGATGAATTCAGCGTATATCACAGAGGTCAGTATTTTGATATTGATATGGCTGGGAGAACCAATCTTGAACGACTTATAAGATACGGACAAAGTTTTCAGGAAAGTAAAAACGAGATGGAAAATTCGCTTTTTGCAGATTTTGCAGATGAAGTTCAGATCGAACAACCCAAATTAGCACCATGTCCGGAGTGGCCAAATATGCATAAATTGAATAAGGAAAAAGAAATTATCGGTTTCTACCTTTCGGCGCATCCTTTGGATGAATTTAAATATCATTATCAGTTTATGCAGGGTAAGCTTTCAAAGAAAGCGGTTTTAGAAAAAGAAGATGAGGTAAAAATAGTTATTGATGAGGTTCCGATTCTTGAAGCTGATGATAAAGATGAAACTGTGGATATTGCAGAAATAGTTTCTGACGATATTGTAGCCGGAGAGGAAGAAATCATTGAAGAGGCTGTGAAAAAAGCAGAACCGAAAGGTAATTTCGGATTTCTAAATCTCGATGAGGTTGATGCCTATAAAGAACAGGCTTTTGCCAATAAGCCTGCTGAACTTTTTGAAGAAAAAAAGAAAGACTGGAAGACGCTTCAGAAAGAACGAGAGAACGGCGGCGGCGGAAAAGAATATACTGTAGCCGGCTTAATTACCGAATATGTTGTAAAAGATGGTTTTAAAAGCGGTGAAAAAGTGGCTTTTTTAACATTGGAAGATTACTCAGGTTCGTACTCTTTTAGACTTGGTGACCGTGATTATATGAGGTTGAAAGAGAGGCTGGAAGTTCAGCGTTTTGTTATATTAAAAATAAAATTTGCCCAGGTGAAGGACGGGAGAGTTTTCGTGAATGTAGTTGATGTTATTGAGCTTCAGGAGGCATTTGAAAAATTCGCGAAAAGTATTTCTTTGGTAATGGATATTATGGATTTCAGGAAAGAAGATCTTGAATTTTTCCGAAACGTTCTTGATCAGAATAAAGGCGATCAGAAGTTTAGATTTTTGATAAAGAATTCTGAAGAAGACTCGTTTGTAGAACTACAATCAACCAAATATTCTGTTGACCTTAATGGTGATTTAATAAAAGAGATACAATTATTGAACAAGTATGAATTTTATCTCAATTAA